A genomic window from Cupriavidus basilensis includes:
- the creB gene encoding two-component system response regulator CreB — protein sequence MTKPPSILVIEDESAIADTILYALSTEGMTVEHCALGSAALARLRAQAPDLVILDVGLPDINGFEVCRTLRTFSDVPVIFLTARNEEIDRIVGLEIGADDYVVKPFSPRELAARVRVILRRAGKRAAPQEPVQAPAPPEGFTLDADGARLAWRGQWLDLTRYEYRLLALLLQHPGRIYSRAQLMDLVWHDALDTIDRTVDTHIKTVRAKLRALDPECDSIRTHRGMGYSLEG from the coding sequence TTGACGAAACCACCCAGCATCCTGGTCATCGAAGACGAATCCGCGATCGCGGACACCATCCTCTATGCGCTGTCCACCGAAGGCATGACGGTCGAGCATTGCGCGCTCGGCAGCGCCGCGCTGGCGCGCCTGCGCGCGCAGGCGCCGGACCTGGTGATCCTGGACGTCGGCCTGCCCGACATCAATGGCTTCGAAGTCTGCCGCACGCTGCGCACCTTCTCCGATGTGCCGGTGATCTTCCTCACCGCGCGCAACGAGGAAATCGACCGCATCGTCGGCCTGGAAATCGGCGCCGACGACTATGTGGTGAAGCCCTTCTCGCCGCGCGAACTGGCGGCGCGGGTGCGCGTGATCCTGCGGCGTGCCGGCAAGCGCGCCGCACCGCAGGAGCCGGTGCAAGCCCCGGCGCCGCCCGAAGGCTTCACGCTCGATGCCGACGGTGCGCGCCTGGCCTGGCGTGGCCAGTGGCTCGACCTGACCCGCTACGAGTACCGCCTGCTGGCCTTGCTGCTGCAGCACCCCGGGCGCATCTATTCGCGCGCGCAGTTGATGGACCTGGTCTGGCACGATGCGCTCGACACCATCGACCGCACCGTCGATACGCATATCAAGACGGTGCGCGCCAAGCTGCGCGCGCTCGATCCCGAGTGCGATTCGATCCGCACCCATCGCGGCATGGGGTATTCGCTCGAAGGCTGA
- a CDS encoding excinuclease ATPase, protein MKRWMRFSLMAGALLAGGSAQAADQLLSMPIDKALATPGAKERVDPSIRLLFGFNKLPGAQDGQSFKTVKRMRRPIDNSRSTGGPPPPADDELCATLFVQAVQELQQRATKEGGSAVVDIRSNWKDDETASDSTYVCAKGSAYLGVALKGVVVKAGI, encoded by the coding sequence ATGAAGCGTTGGATGCGATTCAGTCTGATGGCCGGCGCGTTGCTGGCGGGCGGCAGCGCGCAGGCGGCCGACCAGCTGCTGAGCATGCCGATCGACAAGGCGCTGGCGACACCGGGGGCCAAGGAGCGCGTGGACCCGTCGATCAGGCTGCTGTTCGGTTTCAACAAGCTGCCGGGCGCGCAGGACGGCCAGTCTTTCAAGACCGTCAAGCGCATGCGCCGGCCTATCGACAACAGCCGCTCCACCGGCGGCCCGCCGCCGCCCGCTGACGACGAGTTGTGCGCCACCCTCTTCGTGCAGGCGGTGCAGGAGTTGCAGCAGCGCGCGACCAAGGAAGGCGGCAGCGCCGTGGTCGATATCCGCAGCAACTGGAAGGACGACGAGACCGCCAGCGACAGCACCTACGTCTGCGCCAAGGGCAGCGCCTACCTTGGCGTTGCGCTCAAGGGCGTCGTGGTCAAGGCCGGGATCTGA
- a CDS encoding IS3 family transposase (programmed frameshift), whose amino-acid sequence MDIDRKRTQRDYTLAFKLAVVEEVEKGELTYKQAQHKYGIQGRSTVLVWLRKHGLQDWSGSLPQGARYATMEKQGKAKPRTPEQRIKELEVQLREAQEKARLFEAVIDVIQKEHGVRVKKAFGQVLAQELVQGLSVSRACRYFGISRQAYYKRRHSELRQTARDARICALVTEVRLRQPRLGTRKLQRVLQAPLAKADIRVGRDRLFDVLRAARLLVKPHRAYHKTTNSHHRFRCHPNLLKEGPQKVVPTAAEQVWVADITYLPTTQQTVYLSLVTDAWSRKIVGYHVHDSLQTEQVSQALKMALRSRRTRQTLVHHSDRGIQYCATYYQAIHQRHGLTCSMTDGYDCYQNAMAERINGILKSEFLLNRPTDLQQAARMVKESVQIYNRERPHQALKYKTPDEVHRASITLER is encoded by the exons TTGGATATAGATCGGAAACGAACCCAACGCGACTACACGCTGGCTTTTAAGCTGGCGGTCGTTGAGGAAGTGGAAAAAGGCGAACTGACGTACAAGCAGGCGCAACACAAGTACGGAATCCAGGGGAGGTCCACGGTGCTGGTATGGTTACGCAAGCACGGACTACAGGACTGGAGCGGCTCGTTGCCACAGGGCGCCCGGTACGCGACGATGGAAAAGCAAGGTAAAGCCAAGCCCCGCACGCCGGAGCAGCGCATCAAGGAACTGGAAGTCCAGTTGCGCGAGGCGCAGGAGAAGGCGCGACTGTTCGAAGCAGTGATCGACGTGATTCAGAAGGAGCACGGGGTACGCGTC AAAAAAGCCTTCGGGCAAGTCCTCGCGCAAGAGCTCGTCCAAGGGCTAAGCGTTAGCAGGGCTTGCCGTTACTTTGGCATCAGTCGCCAGGCGTACTACAAGCGCCGCCACAGCGAGCTTCGACAAACGGCCCGAGACGCCAGGATCTGCGCATTGGTCACCGAAGTGCGGCTGCGCCAACCCCGTTTGGGCACGCGAAAACTGCAGCGGGTTCTGCAGGCGCCGCTGGCGAAGGCAGATATCCGGGTGGGCCGAGACCGGCTATTTGATGTTCTGCGCGCAGCCAGGCTGCTCGTGAAACCGCATCGGGCGTATCACAAGACCACTAACAGCCATCACCGTTTCCGGTGCCATCCCAATCTTCTCAAGGAGGGGCCGCAGAAGGTAGTGCCCACGGCGGCCGAGCAGGTCTGGGTCGCTGACATTACGTACCTTCCCACCACCCAGCAGACCGTCTATCTGAGTCTTGTTACGGATGCCTGGTCGCGCAAGATCGTGGGCTACCATGTCCATGACAGCCTGCAGACCGAGCAGGTGAGCCAGGCGCTGAAAATGGCACTACGCTCGCGCCGGACCCGGCAGACGCTGGTACATCATTCGGATCGAGGAATTCAATACTGCGCGACCTACTACCAGGCCATCCATCAGCGGCACGGTTTGACCTGTTCCATGACCGACGGCTACGACTGCTACCAGAACGCCATGGCCGAGCGCATCAACGGCATCCTCAAGAGCGAATTCCTGCTGAACCGACCAACTGACCTGCAGCAAGCGGCTCGCATGGTGAAGGAGTCCGTACAGATCTATAACCGTGAACGCCCCCATCAAGCCCTGAAATACAAAACGCCCGATGAGGTTCATCGGGCGTCTATTACCTTGGAACGCTAG
- the metW gene encoding methionine biosynthesis protein MetW, which produces MNAAANPNILALRPDFRAIARWIEPNSTVLDLGCGDGSLLRVLQDELDVQAYGIEIQDEGVLACVQKGVHVIQQNLEGGLALFEDKSFDTVILSQTLQTIHNTAQVLRETLRVGRECIVSFPNFGYWPHRLSVFRGRMPVSEALPYQWYNTPNVRVLTISDFESLASKVGLRILDRVVMHEGVTVNWGSNWRGSLAVYRVCAA; this is translated from the coding sequence ATGAATGCCGCGGCCAACCCCAATATCCTGGCGCTGCGCCCCGACTTCCGCGCCATCGCGCGCTGGATCGAGCCCAATTCCACCGTGCTCGACCTGGGCTGCGGCGACGGCAGCCTGCTGCGCGTGCTGCAGGACGAGCTCGACGTGCAGGCCTACGGCATCGAGATCCAGGACGAAGGCGTGCTGGCGTGCGTGCAGAAGGGCGTGCACGTGATCCAGCAGAACCTGGAAGGCGGCCTGGCGCTGTTCGAGGACAAGAGCTTCGATACGGTGATCCTGTCGCAGACGCTGCAGACCATCCACAACACCGCGCAGGTCCTGCGCGAGACGCTGCGGGTGGGGCGCGAATGCATCGTGTCCTTCCCCAACTTCGGCTACTGGCCGCACCGGCTGTCGGTGTTCCGCGGGCGCATGCCGGTGTCGGAGGCGCTGCCGTACCAGTGGTACAACACGCCGAACGTACGCGTGCTGACCATCAGCGACTTTGAATCGCTGGCGTCCAAGGTCGGCCTGCGCATCCTTGACCGCGTGGTGATGCACGAGGGCGTGACGGTCAACTGGGGCTCGAACTGGCGCGGCAGCCTGGCGGTGTACCGGGTTTGCGCCGCCTGA
- a CDS encoding muropeptide transporter, with product MTFQAYLDIFRNRRIGAMLTLGFASGLPLALTSGTLQAWMTVEGLDIKTIGFFSLVGQAYIFKFLWAPLMDRYTPPLLGRRRGWLLVTQIGLVLGIAGMAFCPPHEALWTLAALATLVAFLSASQDIVFDAYSTDVLRAPERGVGAAVKVLGYRLAMLVSGGLALWLADRVLGWQQMYLLMAGLMGIGIVSLLWAPEAESPARTPRSMEEAILGPLRDFFSRPGAWWLLLLIVLYKLGDAFAGSLSTTFLIRGVGFSAGEVGLVNKTLGLAATIVGALFGGTLMVRLGLYRSLMLFGILQGVSNLGYWILAVTPPHLWTMGATIAVENLCGGMGTAAFVALLMTLCNRSFSATQYALLSALASVGRVYVGPSSGYLVEAFGWSAFYLSTVVVAVPGVVLLWAMRNTVHRYEARARAAA from the coding sequence ATGACCTTTCAAGCCTATCTCGACATTTTCCGCAATCGCCGCATCGGCGCCATGCTCACGCTGGGCTTCGCGTCCGGGCTGCCGCTGGCGCTCACCTCCGGCACATTGCAGGCCTGGATGACGGTGGAAGGGCTGGATATCAAGACCATCGGCTTCTTCTCGCTGGTGGGCCAGGCCTATATCTTCAAGTTCCTGTGGGCCCCGCTGATGGACCGCTATACGCCGCCGCTGCTGGGCCGGCGCCGCGGCTGGCTGCTGGTGACCCAGATCGGGCTGGTGCTGGGCATCGCGGGCATGGCCTTCTGCCCGCCGCACGAGGCGCTGTGGACGCTGGCGGCGCTGGCCACGCTGGTGGCCTTCCTATCTGCCTCGCAGGACATCGTGTTCGACGCCTACAGCACCGACGTGCTGCGCGCGCCAGAGCGTGGCGTGGGAGCGGCGGTCAAGGTGCTGGGCTACCGGCTGGCAATGCTGGTGTCGGGCGGGCTGGCACTGTGGCTGGCCGACCGCGTGCTGGGCTGGCAGCAGATGTACCTGCTGATGGCGGGGTTGATGGGCATCGGCATCGTCAGCCTGCTGTGGGCGCCCGAGGCGGAATCGCCGGCGCGCACGCCGCGCTCCATGGAGGAAGCCATCCTGGGCCCGCTGCGCGACTTCTTCTCGCGCCCGGGCGCCTGGTGGCTGCTGCTGCTGATCGTGCTCTACAAACTGGGCGATGCGTTTGCCGGCAGCCTGTCCACCACCTTCCTGATCCGCGGCGTGGGCTTTTCGGCCGGTGAAGTCGGCTTGGTCAACAAGACGCTAGGGCTGGCCGCCACCATTGTGGGCGCGCTGTTCGGCGGCACGCTGATGGTGCGCCTTGGCCTGTACCGCTCGCTGATGCTGTTCGGCATCTTGCAGGGGGTGTCCAACCTCGGCTACTGGATCCTGGCGGTGACGCCGCCGCACCTGTGGACCATGGGCGCCACCATCGCGGTGGAGAACCTCTGTGGCGGCATGGGCACGGCGGCTTTCGTGGCGCTGCTGATGACGCTGTGCAACCGCTCGTTCTCGGCCACCCAGTACGCGCTGCTCTCGGCGCTGGCCTCGGTCGGGCGCGTCTATGTCGGCCCCAGCTCAGGCTACCTGGTGGAGGCCTTCGGCTGGTCGGCCTTTTACCTGAGCACCGTGGTGGTGGCCGTGCCCGGCGTAGTGCTGCTATGGGCGATGCGCAACACCGTGCATCGCTACGAAGCCCGGGCCCGCGCCGCGGCCTAG
- the creC gene encoding two-component system sensor histidine kinase CreC has protein sequence MHIGLRIFLGFFLIVGLAAFLTLRVFVQEVKPGVRQAMEDTLVDTAHVLAVLAADDMKNGRIANGAFARRLARLREDKVDANVWGMHKDAVGYRIYITDERGIVRFDSGEAAVGADYSRWNDVYRTLRGEYGARSTRANPDDDASTVMHVAAPIRDGSKTIGVLTVAKPNVTMAPFIERSQRKILLNGLLLMGGAFVIGLACTLWLVHGLRRLQRYARAVASGERAEMPLRGASELAELGRSVESMRLRLEDKQYVEHYIHTLTHEMKSPLAAISGAAELLQEDMPAADRNRFVANIRRQAQRLEEMIRKLLALAALEQRQSLETHAPVALEPLIEQLLHELEPRARQRDLTLRLLPPGQPAAVVRGDPFLLHQALGNLLENAIDFAPAASMVDVCVAHGNAPANMIAVRVSDHGPGVPDYALPRLFERFYSLPRPGGQDKSTGLGLCFVREIATLHRGDITLANRAEGGACATLTLPAA, from the coding sequence ATGCATATCGGGCTTCGCATCTTCCTCGGCTTCTTCCTGATCGTCGGGCTGGCGGCTTTCCTCACGCTGCGGGTGTTCGTGCAGGAGGTCAAGCCCGGTGTGCGGCAGGCCATGGAAGACACGCTGGTCGACACCGCCCACGTGCTGGCGGTGCTGGCCGCCGACGACATGAAGAACGGCCGCATTGCCAACGGCGCCTTCGCGCGCCGCCTGGCCCGGCTGCGCGAGGACAAGGTCGACGCCAATGTGTGGGGCATGCACAAGGATGCTGTGGGCTACCGCATCTACATCACGGACGAGCGCGGCATTGTGCGCTTCGATTCCGGCGAGGCCGCCGTGGGTGCGGATTACTCGCGCTGGAACGACGTCTACCGCACGCTGCGCGGCGAGTACGGCGCGCGCAGCACCCGCGCCAACCCCGACGACGACGCCAGCACCGTGATGCACGTGGCAGCCCCCATCCGCGACGGCAGCAAGACCATCGGCGTGCTGACCGTGGCCAAGCCCAATGTGACCATGGCGCCGTTCATCGAGCGCAGCCAGCGCAAGATCCTGCTCAACGGCCTGCTGCTGATGGGTGGTGCGTTCGTGATCGGCCTGGCCTGCACGCTGTGGCTGGTGCACGGCCTGCGCCGCCTGCAGCGCTACGCGCGTGCCGTGGCATCGGGCGAGCGCGCCGAGATGCCGCTGCGCGGCGCCAGCGAGCTGGCCGAGCTGGGGCGCTCGGTAGAGAGCATGCGCCTGCGGCTGGAGGACAAACAATACGTCGAGCACTATATCCACACGCTGACGCACGAGATGAAGAGCCCGCTGGCGGCCATCAGCGGCGCCGCCGAGCTGCTGCAGGAGGACATGCCGGCGGCCGACCGCAACCGCTTCGTCGCCAATATCCGGCGGCAGGCGCAGCGGCTTGAGGAAATGATCCGCAAGCTGCTGGCGCTCGCGGCGCTGGAGCAGCGCCAGAGCCTGGAGACCCACGCACCGGTTGCACTGGAGCCGCTGATCGAGCAGTTGCTGCATGAGCTGGAGCCGCGCGCCCGCCAGCGCGACCTGACGCTGCGCTTGCTGCCGCCGGGCCAGCCCGCAGCGGTGGTGAGGGGCGATCCGTTCCTGCTGCACCAGGCGCTGGGCAACCTGCTGGAAAATGCCATCGACTTTGCGCCAGCGGCCAGTATGGTCGACGTGTGCGTGGCGCACGGCAATGCGCCCGCCAACATGATCGCCGTGCGCGTCAGCGATCACGGCCCCGGCGTTCCCGATTACGCGCTGCCGCGCCTGTTCGAGCGTTTCTATTCGCTGCCGCGCCCCGGCGGGCAAGACAAGAGCACCGGGCTGGGCCTGTGCTTCGTACGCGAGATCGCCACGCTGCATCGCGGTGACATCACGCTGGCCAACCGCGCCGAGGGTGGCGCGTGCGCGACGCTGACGCTGCCTGCGGCGTAG
- a CDS encoding LysR family transcriptional regulator yields the protein MPVAQLNAMAVFARVVECGSFSAAARELGMTPSAVSRHVTRLEAAIGASLLQRTTRAFTLTELGQAVHAACARMVAAAQEVSTLASDHGGEPHGVLRVSAPVVFGQAWLAPRLPALLDRFPALDLQLTLADRLVDLVEEGVDVAIRIARELAPGLAARPIRAVRYRLVAAPGWLARHGTPAEPAALAGHRCLYLGYGAFGERWSLRRKRDGQTVALRIPPKVTLNNSAAIVAMAQAGGGIGLVPDFSAAAALASGSLVPVLDEWEVLEPYVGTAFAVYTPTRHLAPKVRAFIDYLVAQAALETSG from the coding sequence ATGCCGGTCGCGCAACTCAACGCCATGGCCGTATTCGCCCGGGTGGTGGAATGCGGCAGTTTCTCCGCCGCCGCCCGCGAGCTGGGCATGACACCCTCCGCCGTCAGCCGCCATGTGACGCGGCTGGAAGCGGCCATCGGCGCGAGCCTGCTGCAACGGACCACGCGCGCCTTCACCCTGACTGAGCTCGGACAGGCCGTGCACGCCGCGTGCGCCCGGATGGTGGCCGCGGCGCAGGAAGTCAGCACGCTGGCCAGCGACCACGGCGGCGAGCCGCACGGCGTGCTGCGGGTCAGCGCACCGGTGGTGTTCGGGCAGGCCTGGCTGGCGCCGCGGCTGCCGGCCCTGCTGGACCGCTTTCCCGCGCTGGACCTGCAGCTGACGCTGGCGGACCGCCTGGTGGACCTGGTGGAAGAAGGCGTGGACGTGGCCATCCGCATTGCGCGCGAACTGGCGCCGGGCCTGGCAGCGCGGCCAATCCGCGCGGTGCGTTACCGGCTGGTGGCGGCACCCGGCTGGCTGGCGCGGCATGGCACGCCAGCCGAGCCGGCGGCGTTGGCCGGGCATCGCTGCCTCTACCTGGGCTATGGCGCCTTTGGCGAGCGCTGGAGCCTGCGGCGCAAGCGCGACGGGCAGACCGTGGCGCTGCGCATCCCGCCGAAGGTCACGCTCAACAACAGCGCGGCCATTGTCGCCATGGCGCAGGCCGGCGGGGGCATCGGGCTGGTGCCGGACTTCTCGGCCGCCGCGGCGCTGGCGTCGGGCAGCCTGGTGCCGGTGCTGGACGAATGGGAAGTCCTCGAACCCTACGTAGGCACGGCCTTCGCGGTCTACACGCCAACCCGCCACCTGGCCCCCAAGGTGCGCGCCTTTATTGACTACCTGGTGGCGCAGGCCGCGCTGGAGACCAGCGGCTAG
- the metX gene encoding homoserine O-succinyltransferase MetX: MTDVAPPPAALALPTDSVGIVAPQCMHFTEPLKLRNGTSLADYDLMVETYGTLNAARSNAVLVCHALNASHHVAGVYEHDPRDVGWWDNMVGPGKPLDTDRFFVIGVNNLGSCFGSTGPMSANPATGQPYGATFPVVTVEDWVNAQARVADRFGITQFAAVMGGSLGGMQALAWSLMYPDRLRHCIVVASTPKLSAQNIAFNEVARSAILSDPDFHGGNYYAHGVKPKRGLRVARMIGHITYLSDEDMAEKFGRELKTDDIRFSFDVEFQVESYLRYQGDKFAEYFDANTYLLITRALDYFDPALAFGGDLTRAVSQTQASFLVASFTTDWRFAPNRSRELVKALLDNKRPVSYAEIDAPHGHDAFLLDDPRYHNLMRAYYERIAEEIGA; the protein is encoded by the coding sequence ATGACAGACGTAGCTCCGCCTCCTGCCGCGCTTGCCCTGCCGACCGACTCGGTCGGCATCGTCGCGCCGCAGTGCATGCATTTCACCGAGCCGCTGAAGCTGCGCAACGGCACCTCGCTCGCCGACTATGACCTGATGGTCGAGACCTACGGCACGCTCAACGCCGCGCGCTCCAACGCCGTGCTGGTGTGCCACGCGCTTAACGCCTCGCACCACGTGGCCGGCGTGTATGAGCATGACCCGCGCGATGTCGGCTGGTGGGACAACATGGTCGGCCCGGGCAAGCCGCTCGACACCGACCGCTTCTTTGTCATCGGCGTCAACAACCTAGGCTCCTGCTTCGGCTCGACTGGCCCGATGAGTGCCAACCCCGCCACCGGCCAGCCCTACGGCGCCACCTTCCCGGTGGTCACCGTGGAAGACTGGGTCAATGCCCAGGCGCGCGTGGCGGACCGGTTCGGCATCACCCAGTTCGCGGCGGTGATGGGCGGCAGCCTGGGCGGCATGCAGGCGCTGGCCTGGAGCCTGATGTACCCGGATCGGCTGCGCCACTGCATCGTGGTGGCCTCCACGCCCAAGCTCTCGGCGCAGAACATCGCCTTCAACGAGGTTGCGCGCAGCGCCATCCTGTCGGACCCCGATTTCCACGGCGGCAACTACTACGCGCACGGCGTCAAGCCCAAGCGCGGCCTGCGCGTGGCGCGCATGATCGGCCATATCACCTACCTGTCCGACGAGGACATGGCGGAGAAATTCGGCCGTGAGCTCAAGACCGATGACATCCGCTTCTCCTTTGATGTCGAGTTCCAGGTGGAGAGCTACCTGCGCTACCAGGGCGACAAGTTCGCCGAGTACTTCGATGCCAACACCTACCTGCTGATCACGCGCGCGCTCGATTATTTCGATCCGGCGCTGGCCTTCGGCGGCGATCTCACGCGCGCGGTGTCGCAGACGCAGGCCAGCTTCCTGGTGGCCAGCTTCACCACCGACTGGCGCTTCGCCCCCAATCGCAGCCGCGAGCTGGTCAAGGCCCTGCTCGACAACAAGCGCCCGGTCAGCTATGCGGAGATCGATGCGCCGCACGGGCACGATGCCTTCCTGCTGGACGACCCGCGCTATCACAACCTGATGCGCGCCTATTACGAACGCATCGCCGAGGAGATAGGCGCATGA
- a CDS encoding M48 family metallopeptidase codes for MSAAEVQAQAQPQEAEDGIRVQRGGASIRQIVPVEVIEQQASQEYEQLKEEAQAKKTLVGDNNPQLVRLRAIAKRILPQTPRWNERAKQWKWEVNLINSKQVNAFCMPGGKIAFYSGLLDQLKLTDEEVAMVMGHEIAHALQEHARERAAQSEITNLGANVISQLFGFGNLGNMALGTGAQLLTLRFSRSDETEADLVGMDIAARAGYDPRAAVSLWQKMGAVSQSSAQSGSEFLSTHPSGRTRIAELEKHLPEVLPLYARAIDSSVGKLPPYRANMANLSGAPVDSGDDDRQKPLKK; via the coding sequence ATGAGCGCAGCCGAGGTCCAGGCCCAGGCCCAGCCGCAGGAAGCTGAAGATGGCATCCGCGTGCAACGCGGCGGCGCGTCCATCCGCCAGATCGTGCCGGTCGAGGTCATCGAGCAGCAGGCTTCGCAGGAGTACGAGCAACTCAAGGAAGAGGCGCAAGCCAAGAAGACACTGGTCGGCGACAACAACCCGCAACTGGTGCGCCTGCGCGCCATCGCCAAGCGCATCCTGCCGCAGACCCCGCGCTGGAACGAGCGCGCTAAGCAATGGAAGTGGGAAGTCAACCTGATCAACTCCAAGCAGGTCAATGCGTTCTGCATGCCCGGCGGCAAGATTGCCTTCTACTCCGGCCTGCTCGACCAGCTCAAGCTGACCGATGAGGAAGTCGCCATGGTGATGGGGCACGAAATCGCCCATGCGCTGCAGGAGCATGCGCGCGAGCGGGCAGCCCAGTCCGAGATCACCAACCTGGGCGCCAACGTGATCTCGCAACTGTTCGGCTTCGGCAATCTCGGCAATATGGCCCTGGGCACCGGCGCGCAGTTGCTCACGCTGCGTTTTTCGCGCTCGGACGAGACCGAAGCCGACCTGGTCGGCATGGACATCGCCGCGCGTGCCGGCTACGACCCGCGCGCCGCCGTGTCGCTGTGGCAAAAGATGGGGGCGGTCTCGCAATCTTCGGCGCAGTCGGGCTCGGAGTTCCTCTCCACCCATCCATCGGGCCGCACCCGCATCGCCGAGCTGGAGAAGCACCTGCCCGAGGTGTTGCCGCTCTACGCGCGCGCGATCGATTCCAGCGTTGGCAAGCTGCCGCCCTATCGGGCCAATATGGCCAACCTGAGCGGCGCGCCGGTCGACAGCGGAGATGACGACCGTCAAAAGCCACTAAAAAAGTAA
- a CDS encoding DMT family transporter, protein MNIDRSGAAVASPAATPVPQATEPARRGGAWRMVAAMGLSGTIGWFVVTSGQSPLDVVFFRCIFGGAALLGTLALRRGWQPMRARDWGWLALGGVTLILNWLALFSAYSYSGISVATVVYHTQPFFLLLLAALFQREAIAPGRLAWLVLAFGGVMLITGLEHGGATGGMLAGVGLAMLAALLYAITTMATRRLKGVPAGQIAGLQMAMGVVMLFPLAHPAVETFGGRTWGALLALGLVHTGVMYTLLYGAFQRLNVLSIATLSFVYPLVAIVIDVLVFGVVLTPPQLAGMALILLAVIGNQLGWNPLRQARAGG, encoded by the coding sequence ATGAACATCGATCGATCTGGCGCGGCCGTGGCATCCCCGGCTGCCACCCCCGTCCCGCAAGCCACGGAACCCGCCCGGCGCGGCGGCGCCTGGCGCATGGTGGCCGCCATGGGCCTGTCGGGCACCATCGGCTGGTTCGTGGTGACCAGCGGGCAGTCGCCGCTGGACGTCGTGTTTTTCCGCTGCATCTTCGGCGGCGCCGCGCTGCTGGGCACGCTCGCCCTGCGGCGCGGCTGGCAGCCCATGCGCGCCCGCGACTGGGGCTGGCTGGCGCTGGGCGGCGTTACGCTGATCCTCAACTGGCTGGCCTTGTTCTCCGCCTATTCGTACAGTGGCATTTCGGTGGCCACGGTCGTTTATCACACCCAGCCCTTCTTCCTGCTGCTGCTGGCTGCGCTGTTCCAGCGCGAGGCCATCGCGCCCGGGCGGCTTGCCTGGCTGGTGCTGGCCTTTGGCGGCGTGATGCTGATCACAGGGCTGGAGCACGGCGGTGCCACCGGCGGCATGCTGGCCGGGGTCGGGCTGGCGATGCTGGCGGCGTTGCTGTACGCCATCACCACCATGGCCACGCGCCGCCTCAAGGGGGTTCCGGCGGGGCAGATCGCGGGCCTGCAGATGGCGATGGGGGTGGTCATGCTGTTCCCTCTGGCGCATCCAGCGGTCGAGACGTTCGGCGGGCGGACCTGGGGGGCATTGCTGGCGCTAGGCCTCGTGCATACCGGCGTGATGTACACGCTGCTGTATGGCGCCTTCCAGCGCCTCAACGTGCTGTCGATCGCCACGCTCTCGTTTGTCTATCCGCTGGTGGCCATCGTGATTGATGTGCTGGTGTTCGGGGTGGTGCTCACGCCGCCGCAGCTCGCTGGCATGGCGCTGATCCTGTTGGCGGTGATCGGCAACCAGCTTGGCTGGAATCCGCTGCGGCAGGCGCGGGCGGGGGGCTGA
- a CDS encoding acyl-CoA thioesterase, which translates to MSATPASQTIHSFDHAIALEPAGGNLFHGRTTPAYWNMIGPFGGITAATLLQAVLQHPERLGDPSALTVNFAGPIVEGPFVIEARPVRTNRNTQHWTIELRQGDEVATTATAFFAVRRETWNCGEAVFPQVPPASDVAPMAGFAPVRWLDAYELRPVRGAKPNVEAGTENPDSVTQFWLRDAPARTPDFAAMAAWCDAFYPRIFLKRAGFVPAGTVSLTTYFHADAPTLAALGNSHVLGSAQAQVFRQGFFDQSAQIWSPQGELLATSHQIVYYKQ; encoded by the coding sequence ATGTCCGCCACGCCAGCCAGCCAGACCATCCATTCCTTCGACCACGCGATCGCGCTGGAGCCGGCGGGAGGCAATCTTTTCCACGGCCGCACCACGCCGGCCTACTGGAACATGATCGGCCCCTTCGGTGGCATCACGGCGGCCACCTTGCTGCAAGCGGTGCTGCAACATCCCGAGCGGCTGGGCGATCCGTCCGCGCTGACCGTCAACTTTGCCGGCCCGATCGTCGAAGGGCCGTTCGTGATCGAAGCGCGTCCGGTGCGCACCAACCGCAACACCCAGCACTGGACCATCGAACTGCGCCAGGGCGATGAAGTGGCGACCACGGCTACCGCCTTCTTCGCCGTGCGCCGCGAGACCTGGAATTGCGGCGAGGCCGTGTTCCCGCAGGTGCCGCCGGCAAGCGATGTCGCCCCGATGGCCGGTTTCGCACCGGTGCGCTGGCTGGACGCGTATGAGTTGCGGCCGGTGCGCGGCGCCAAGCCGAATGTCGAGGCCGGCACCGAGAACCCGGACAGCGTGACCCAGTTCTGGCTGCGCGATGCGCCCGCGCGCACGCCGGACTTCGCCGCCATGGCGGCATGGTGCGACGCTTTCTACCCGCGCATCTTCCTCAAGCGCGCCGGCTTCGTGCCGGCCGGCACGGTGTCGCTGACCACGTATTTCCATGCCGATGCCCCGACCCTGGCAGCGCTGGGCAACAGCCACGTGCTGGGCAGCGCCCAGGCGCAGGTGTTCCGCCAGGGCTTCTTCGACCAGAGCGCGCAGATCTGGAGCCCGCAGGGAGAACTGCTCGCGACCTCGCACCAGATCGTCTACTACAAGCAGTAA